A genomic stretch from Microtus pennsylvanicus isolate mMicPen1 chromosome 11, mMicPen1.hap1, whole genome shotgun sequence includes:
- the LOC142860294 gene encoding schlafen family member 9-like — MSPHKQDMCQRPRSRRKRTNRKRNLSLEVIKSHPDLVIRVKDVTLGEEKRNNMNSGKRELERTRVTEAAYALLNSGGGVIEIQMANKSEQPVEMGLDLEQSLRDLVQSSDWQAFFETQQRGNHFYIFVKSWSCGSEDSSAKPRICTQNTSLKRRCGTSVIVMSSTDAVTFLKGKKSVGCGLTDGGAPPVKIPRVMHQNSLESNPAFEIFQSEKLEYGQILPFTESIQVEFKHFDTKKALNYIKNIIPDYVPAFANTSGGYLFIGVKDKSRKVLGCPKDNVTRDSLEKVAKEAISKLPVFHFSSSEEKVSHKTRVIDVFHEGNLCGYLCAIKVEAFCCAVFSEAPISWMADKGNDVIYTLTTKEWVGMMMAADPETASNQSSSLGNLCEDFECQLSLSDSPPRCRPVYSKKGLEHKVNLQKRLFPVSPGCLKYTPESLWKELCSQNEGLEDLLSQQMHSVPCGLLILSRSWAVDLNLEERQGVICDALLIAENSPPTLYTILGQQAEGAQDYCTHTAFTLKQKLVNTGGYTGRVCVTTKVLCLESKSNVETSEGSVSPIDYPRSYNLENTKEMEALLQALVIVLLNFRSFLSDQLGCEILNLLTTQQYEIFSKNLRKNKKLFVHGLPGSGKTVMAIKIMEKIRNTFHCETDRILYICENQRLRDLIRAKNICQAVTRKTFMKNEFETDMIQHIIVDEAQNFRTEDGDWYKKAKLITQRDKDCPGILWIFLDYFQTSHRQESGLPLFSRQYPKEELTRVVRNADKIAEFLQKKLQEIRNNPPCTIPSESLEMLNEFTWAHGVPGSFELRHLSLREMVNYVANKCNSFLRNGYSPHDIAVLFSTEEETNTYKDQFLREMRKRRVSQMDDAFVYPLDMFDSIRRFSGLEKSIVFGINPHSVEPGIFCNLLVCLASRARKHLYILMFPDHSTPIRM, encoded by the exons ATGTCACCCCACAAGCAGGATATGTGCCAGAGGCCGCGTTCTAGAAGGAAAAG GACCAACAGGAAAAGAAATCTCTCCTTAGAGGTGATAAAATCTCACCCAGACTTGGTCATCCGCGTGAAAGATGTGACTCTCGgcgaagaaaaaagaaataatatgaaCTCGGggaagagagagctggagaggaCAAGAGTTACAGAGGCTGCCTATGCTCTGTTAAACTCCGGAGGAGGAGTGATTGAGATACAAATGGCCAACAAGAGTGAGCAGCCCGTGGAGATGGGACTGGATTTGGAACAGTCTTTGAGAGATCTTGTCCAGTCTTCTGATTGGCAGGCTTTCTTTGAGACCCAGCAACGTGGGaaccatttttacatttttgttaaatCTTGGAGCTGTGGCTCTGAAGACAGTTCTGCTAAGCCTCGCATTTGCACCCAAAACACTTCTTTGAAACGTAGATGTGGAACTTCAGTGATTGTCATGAGTTCAACAGATGCAGTCACATTTCTAAAGGGTAAGAAGAGTGTCGGATGTGGCCTGACTGATGGAGGAGCTCCACCTGTTAAAATTCCCAGAGTTATGCATCAGAACAGCCTTGAATCAAATCCTGCTTTTGAAATTTTCCAAAGTGAGAAACTCGAATATGGTCAAATCTTGCCTTTTACTGAATCTATACAAGTAGAGTTTAAACACTTCGATACAAAAAAAGCTCTAaactacattaaaaatataattccaGATTATGTCCCTGCATTTGCAAACACCAGCGGAGGCTACCTTTTCATTGGCGTGAAAGACAAGAGCAGGAAGGTCCTGGGATGCCCAAAAGACAATGTTACCCGTGATTCTTTGGAAAAAGTGGCAAAAGAAGCAATATCTAAGTTGCCAGTTTTCCATTTTTCGTCATCTGAAGAAAAGGTTTCTCACAAGACCAGAGTCATAGATGTGTTTCATGAGGGGAATTTGTGTGGTTATCTCTGTGCGATCAAAGTGGAGGCTTTCTGCTGTGCAGTGTTCTCAGAAGCTCCCATTTCATGGATGGCAGACAAGGGGAATGATGTCATCTACACACTGACTACTAAGGAATGGGTAGGCATGATGATGGCTGCTGATCCAG AAACAGCTTCCAATCAGTCATCTTCCCTCGGTAACCTGTGTGAAGATTTTGAGTGTCAGCTGAGTCTCTCCGACAGCCCTCCACGCTGCAGACCAGTGTATTCTAAGAAAGGACTGGAGCATAAAGTCAACCTCCAAAAGCGTTTATTTCCAG TGTCACCAGGATGTTTGAAATATACTCCGGAATCCCTCTGGAAGGAGCTGTGTTCACAGAATGAGGGACTGGAGGACTTATTAAGCCAGCAAATGCACTCTGTCCCCTGTGGTCTGCTGATCCTCTCTAGAAGCTGGGCTGTGGACCTGAActtggaggagaggcagggagtcaTCTGTGATGCCCTGCTGATTGCAGAGAATAGCCCTCCCACCCTGTACACCATCCTTGGGCAGCAGGCTGAGGGGGCACAGGACTACTGTACCCACACTGCCTTTACTCTCAAGCAGAAGCTAGTGAACACTGGTGGCTATACTGGGagggtgtgcgtcaccaccaagGTTCTCTGCCTGGAATCCAAGAGCAATGTAGAGACCAGTGAGGGGTCAGTCTCTCCTATAGATTACCCACGCTCCTATAACCTAGAAAACACCAAGGAAATGGAAGCCTTGCTGCAGGCGCTTGTGATTGTCTTGCTCAACTTCAGATCTTTCTTGAGTGACCAGCTTGGCTGTGAAATTTTGAATCTTCTCACAACCCAACAGTATGAAATATTCTCAAAAAATCTCCGCAAAAACAAGAAACTGTTTGTGCATGGCTTACCAGGGTCGGGCAAGACAGTCATGGCCATCAAGATCATGGAaaagatcagaaacacatttcATTGTGAAACAGATAGAATTCTCTACATCTGTGAGAATCAGCGCCTGAGGGATTTGATCAG GGCAAAAAATATTTGCCAGGCAGTGACCCGGAAAACTTTCATGAAAAATGAGTTTGAGACAGACATGATCCAACACATCATTGTTGACGAAGCCCAGAATTTCCGCACTGAAGATGGGGACTGGTATAAGAAGGCAAAGCTCATCACTCAGAGAGATAAAgattgtcctggaattctctggaTCTTTCTGGACTATTTTCAGACCAGCCACAGGCAAGAGAGTGGCCTCCCACTTTTCTCACGCCAGTATCCAAAGGAAGAGCTCACAAGAGTGGTACGCAATGCAGATAAAATAGCTGAGTTCTTACAGAAGAAGTTACAGGAAATCAGAAATAACCCTCCATGCACGATCCCTTCTGAGTCGCTGGAGATGCTCAATGAATTTACCTGGGCTCATGGTGTACCTGGCAGCTTTGAGCTCAGACACTTGAGCTTGAGAGAGATGGTGAACTATGTAGCTAATAAGTGCAATTCTTTCTTGAGGAATGGCTACTCGCCCCACGATATCGCTGTGCTTTTCAGCACGGAAGAggaaacaaatacatataaagaTCAGTTCCtgagagaaatgaggaagaggagagtgTCTCAGATGGATGATGCGTTTGTCTATCCTCTTGACATGTTTGACAGCATCCGTCGATTCTCAGGCCTAGAAAAAAGCATTGTGTTTGGGATTAACCCCCATTCAGTTGAACCGGGCATTTTCTGCAACCTATTGGTCTGCTTGGCTTCCAGAGCAAGGAAACATCTGTATATTCTGATGTTTCCTGATCATTCTACCCCtatcaggatgtag